The following are from one region of the Oryzias melastigma strain HK-1 linkage group LG22, ASM292280v2, whole genome shotgun sequence genome:
- the LOC112144334 gene encoding fatty acid-binding protein, brain, whose protein sequence is MVDTFCATWKLVDSQNFDEYMKALGVGFATRQVGNVTKPTIVISQDGDKVVVKTQSTFRNTELSAKLGEEFDETTPDDRHVKSTFTMDGDKFVHTQKWDGKETKFVREMKDGKMVMTLTFEGVTAVRTYEKA, encoded by the exons ATGGTGGACACTTTCTGCGCTACGTGGAAGCTGGTGGACAGCCAGAACTTTGATGAATATATGAAGGCTCTTG GTGTCGGTTTTGCCACAAGACAAGTGGGCAACGTCACCAAACCCACGATAGTGATCAGCCAGGATGGAGATAAGGTGGTGGTGAAGACCCAGAGTACCTTCAGAAACACGGAGCTCTCTGCCAAACTGGGAGAGGAGTTTGACGAGACCACGCCTGATGACCGTCACGTTAAA TCCACTTTCACCATGGATGGAGACAAATTTGTGCACACCCAGAAGTGGGATGGCAAGGAGACCAAGTTTGTGAGAGAAATGAAGGATGGGAAGATGGTGATG ACATTAACTTTTGAGGGAGTCACTGCGGTTCGCACATACGAGAAAGCCTAA